The genome window ACTGTTTTACCGCTTAACCTTTGTTGACCTCTGACCTCGTAATTCACCACAAAGTTTAGCAATCTCAGCCGTAATAGGTAAGATTTGGCAATCATTTTTAATAAAGTTATCAAACCAATTTTGAATTCTTATATTAGGTTTTGATTTTAAAGCATAATGTATTTCTTCCAAAGTAATTACACTAATATTTATCGAAGACAAGTTATTTACCCATGTTAAAACACCAGGATTAGGCTGAGGTCGCACTAATTTGCTAATGATATTAGTATCACACAAAAAAGTCATTGTAGGTATTAAAAAAACGAAT of Anabaena sp. PCC 7108 contains these proteins:
- a CDS encoding PIN domain-containing protein, which codes for MTFLCDTNIISKLVRPQPNPGVLTWVNNLSSINISVITLEEIHYALKSKPNIRIQNWFDNFIKNDCQILPITAEIAKLCGELRGQRSTKVKR